The Lactobacillus sp. ESL0680 genome has a segment encoding these proteins:
- the lysA gene encoding diaminopimelate decarboxylase — MNLVTVNSQGHLSIGGCDAIDLASDFGTPLYVYDVSLIRQQLQQFHKAFKQAGVKYAISYASKAFSIRAIDQVIAQEDGHLDVVSAGELMTAVQANFPMENVSFHGNNKSLAELQLALDNHVGTIIVDNFHELELLNKLLPEQKQSVNIMLRIAPGISAHTHRYIQTGQVDSKFGFDVQSGQAEQALQLVLQNPKLNLRGYHAHIGSQIMAVTGFTALVQKMVQLAAMWQEKYHYQPQVLNFGGGFGIKYTNQDQPLTPQEFVDSMVQTLRKEIAQTNLTLPEVWIEPGRSIVGEAGYSLYTIGARKNIPGIRTYVSVDGGMGDNIRPALYQADYQAVLAANPQARSVETVTIAGRYCESGDILAKDQQLPLSAPGDILAILATGAYGYSMASNYNRVGRPAVVFAENGHAKLVVKRETLADLTRLDLNYL, encoded by the coding sequence ATCAACTTGGTTACCGTTAATTCACAAGGACATTTATCAATTGGTGGTTGCGATGCAATCGATCTCGCTAGCGATTTCGGTACACCGCTGTACGTTTACGATGTCAGCCTAATTAGGCAGCAATTACAACAATTTCATAAAGCATTCAAACAAGCCGGCGTTAAATACGCAATTAGTTATGCCAGTAAGGCTTTTTCAATTAGGGCCATCGACCAAGTTATTGCCCAAGAAGACGGTCACTTAGACGTTGTTTCGGCTGGTGAATTAATGACCGCTGTTCAAGCTAATTTCCCAATGGAAAATGTCAGCTTTCATGGCAACAACAAGTCACTTGCGGAATTGCAGTTAGCCCTCGACAATCATGTTGGCACGATTATCGTTGATAATTTCCACGAATTGGAATTATTAAACAAACTGCTTCCTGAGCAGAAGCAGTCAGTCAATATCATGCTGCGAATCGCGCCCGGTATTTCAGCACATACCCACCGCTACATTCAAACTGGTCAAGTTGACAGTAAGTTCGGCTTCGACGTCCAGTCAGGTCAAGCAGAACAAGCATTGCAGTTAGTCTTACAAAATCCTAAACTGAACTTACGCGGCTACCACGCCCATATCGGTTCGCAGATTATGGCAGTTACAGGCTTTACCGCCCTAGTTCAAAAAATGGTGCAGCTTGCAGCCATGTGGCAGGAAAAATACCATTATCAGCCGCAAGTTTTAAATTTTGGCGGTGGATTTGGCATCAAATACACTAATCAGGACCAGCCTTTAACGCCACAAGAATTTGTTGACAGTATGGTGCAAACACTAAGAAAAGAAATTGCCCAGACTAATTTAACGCTGCCAGAAGTTTGGATTGAACCCGGCCGCTCCATTGTTGGCGAAGCCGGCTACAGCCTCTATACAATCGGCGCCCGCAAAAATATTCCTGGCATTCGCACTTACGTTAGCGTCGATGGCGGCATGGGCGATAATATCCGTCCTGCCCTTTACCAGGCTGATTATCAGGCAGTCTTAGCTGCTAATCCCCAAGCAAGGTCAGTTGAAACCGTGACAATTGCCGGCCGCTATTGTGAATCTGGCGACATCTTAGCAAAAGACCAACAACTGCCTTTAAGCGCGCCTGGTGATATTTTAGCAATTTTGGCAACAGGAGCTTACGGCTACTCGATGGCTTCCAATTACAACCGCGTCGGTCGTCCCGCCGTTGTTTTCGCCGAAAACGGACACGCCAAATTAGTCGTTAAGCGCGAAACTCTTGCCGATTTAACCAGATTAGACCTGAATTATCTTTAA
- the dapD gene encoding 2,3,4,5-tetrahydropyridine-2,6-dicarboxylate N-acetyltransferase gives MKQTAQEIINFISNAPKKTPVKVYLQGNLANLAVPENIEAFLDDKIGILFGDWADVQKFLTKNTAQITHYHVENDARNSAVPLLDYTQLDARIEPGAIIRDHVKIGKQAVIMMGAVINIGAEIGAGTMIDMGTVIGGRAIIGQNVHVGANAVVAGVIEPASAKPVRIGDNVLIGAGAAILEGIEVGEGAVIGAGAVVTKDVAPKTVVAGVPAKVIKQVDTKTKSKTGLEASLRKL, from the coding sequence ATGAAGCAAACTGCACAAGAAATTATTAATTTTATTAGCAACGCCCCCAAAAAGACACCCGTTAAGGTTTATTTACAGGGCAATTTGGCAAATCTAGCTGTCCCTGAAAATATTGAGGCATTTTTAGATGACAAAATCGGAATTCTGTTCGGTGATTGGGCAGATGTTCAAAAATTTTTAACCAAGAACACAGCACAAATCACCCACTACCATGTTGAAAATGATGCGCGCAATTCCGCCGTGCCGTTACTTGACTATACGCAACTTGATGCCCGGATTGAACCCGGTGCGATTATTCGCGACCACGTCAAAATCGGCAAGCAGGCCGTGATTATGATGGGCGCCGTAATTAACATCGGCGCAGAAATCGGTGCCGGCACCATGATTGACATGGGAACCGTGATTGGCGGTCGGGCAATTATCGGTCAAAACGTACACGTTGGTGCTAATGCCGTTGTGGCAGGAGTAATTGAGCCGGCTTCAGCTAAGCCTGTCAGAATTGGCGACAACGTCTTAATTGGTGCAGGTGCCGCAATTTTAGAAGGTATTGAAGTTGGTGAAGGTGCCGTAATTGGTGCAGGTGCAGTTGTGACAAAAGACGTTGCGCCTAAGACAGTTGTTGCCGGCGTCCCAGCCAAAGTAATCAAGCAGGTTGATACCAAGACTAAAAGTAAAACTGGCCTAGAAGCCAGTTTGCGAAAGCTGTGA
- a CDS encoding N-acetyldiaminopimelate deacetylase, whose protein sequence is MTEFIEQKLVRIRRQLHQIPELALKETATQKLLLQLISELPQQFLTIKTFPELPTAIMVHVKGKHANKTIGYRADIDGLPVTEQNNLPYQSQHHGVMHACGHDLHMTIALGALSYFANHQPQDNLVFFFQPAEESESGAKIAYDQQLFSGKFAVDEIYALHDTPQLPVGTIGTRQGTLFAGTTEVNVDFIGQDGHAAYPQNANDMIVAAAQFITQVQTIISRSIDPLKAGVITLGKMTAGSVRNAIAGNAHIEGTIRGLTQDMIVLIKQRLREVAAGIATSYGADIKINFNQGGYFPVENDPSLTADLINYLKQAPQINFVETEPAMTGEDFGYLTNHIPGAMFWLGVGEHGSLHSANFNPNERAIPIGVQTVTGFLKRRMQHN, encoded by the coding sequence ATGACTGAATTTATCGAACAGAAGTTAGTCAGAATTAGACGCCAGCTCCACCAAATTCCCGAACTGGCATTAAAAGAAACAGCAACGCAGAAATTATTGCTGCAATTAATTAGCGAATTGCCGCAGCAATTTTTAACAATTAAGACTTTCCCCGAATTACCAACGGCAATTATGGTGCACGTCAAAGGGAAACATGCTAACAAGACGATCGGTTACCGGGCAGACATTGACGGCTTGCCCGTTACTGAACAAAATAACCTGCCGTATCAATCACAACATCACGGTGTTATGCATGCCTGCGGTCACGATTTACACATGACGATTGCCCTTGGCGCTTTAAGCTACTTTGCTAATCACCAGCCGCAAGATAATTTGGTCTTCTTCTTCCAGCCAGCCGAAGAAAGTGAGAGTGGCGCCAAAATCGCTTATGACCAGCAGCTTTTCAGCGGTAAATTTGCCGTAGACGAAATTTACGCATTGCACGACACCCCGCAATTACCAGTGGGAACCATTGGAACTAGACAAGGCACCCTGTTTGCCGGAACAACCGAGGTCAACGTTGACTTTATCGGGCAAGATGGTCACGCCGCCTACCCGCAAAATGCTAATGACATGATTGTTGCTGCTGCGCAATTTATCACTCAAGTACAAACCATTATTTCGCGAAGTATTGACCCACTAAAGGCTGGTGTCATTACTTTAGGCAAAATGACCGCTGGCAGTGTCCGTAATGCCATTGCTGGCAATGCCCATATCGAAGGCACAATTCGCGGTTTAACTCAAGACATGATTGTTCTAATTAAACAGCGCTTGCGTGAAGTCGCTGCCGGCATAGCCACAAGCTACGGCGCGGATATCAAGATTAACTTTAACCAAGGCGGTTATTTTCCAGTTGAAAATGACCCAAGCTTAACCGCAGATTTGATTAATTATCTTAAACAAGCACCCCAAATCAACTTTGTCGAAACTGAACCGGCAATGACCGGTGAGGATTTTGGTTATTTAACTAATCATATCCCGGGGGCAATGTTCTGGTTAGGTGTCGGTGAACATGGCTCCCTGCACTCAGCAAATTTTAACCCTAATGAGCGAGCAATCCCAATTGGCGTGCAAACCGTAACTGGCTTTTTAAAAAGACGAATGCAGCACAATTAA
- the dapA gene encoding 4-hydroxy-tetrahydrodipicolinate synthase encodes MLLQDAEILTAIVTPFNDDDTINYSGLEELVNYLLDHGSQGFVVGGTTGEVATLSNEEKLELYQKFVEITGNRVPVIVGTGSNNTQATIELSRQVSQIEGLAAQLVVVPYYNKPNQRGMIAHFTAVAAHSPLPIIIYNIPGRTGVTMSNATILELAKNPQIIGVKQCTTVEDLEYLVEHAPDDFLVFSGEDAQSLAAKTVGAQGIISVASHLYGDQMKQMYQALAAGNIAEAGAWQRKLTPKMAALFMFPSPSGVKATLNAQGFHTGGCRLPIANLNDDEQKQLARALGLPNDNLSQPIRLQLGD; translated from the coding sequence ATGTTATTACAAGATGCAGAAATTTTAACAGCTATCGTCACCCCGTTTAACGATGATGACACGATTAATTATTCAGGGCTCGAGGAACTGGTCAATTACTTATTAGACCACGGCAGCCAAGGCTTCGTTGTTGGCGGCACCACTGGTGAAGTCGCCACCTTATCTAATGAAGAAAAGTTGGAACTTTACCAAAAATTTGTTGAAATTACAGGCAATCGTGTGCCCGTAATCGTTGGTACTGGCTCTAATAACACGCAAGCTACGATTGAATTGAGCAGACAGGTCAGTCAGATAGAAGGACTGGCGGCACAATTAGTGGTCGTTCCCTACTACAACAAGCCTAATCAGCGAGGAATGATTGCCCACTTTACCGCAGTTGCAGCCCATTCACCGCTGCCAATCATTATCTACAACATCCCCGGACGTACTGGTGTCACAATGAGCAACGCTACTATTTTGGAATTAGCTAAAAATCCCCAAATCATTGGTGTTAAGCAATGCACTACTGTTGAAGACTTGGAATACTTGGTTGAACATGCACCCGATGACTTTTTGGTTTTCAGCGGTGAAGATGCACAAAGCTTGGCGGCTAAAACCGTCGGTGCTCAAGGAATAATTTCCGTTGCTTCTCACCTTTATGGCGACCAAATGAAACAAATGTACCAAGCGCTAGCTGCCGGTAACATTGCCGAAGCTGGAGCTTGGCAGCGTAAGTTAACACCGAAAATGGCAGCCTTGTTCATGTTTCCGTCACCATCCGGCGTTAAAGCTACACTAAATGCTCAAGGCTTCCATACTGGCGGCTGCCGTTTGCCAATCGCTAACTTAAATGACGATGAACAAAAGCAACTCGCCCGTGCACTCGGACTGCCAAACGATAATTTAAGTCAACCGATCAGATTACAGTTAGGAGATTAA
- the dapB gene encoding 4-hydroxy-tetrahydrodipicolinate reductase, translating to MIKVLIAGFNGAMGQRAVKLVQKLPNYQLAAVLSPHLNSLDPSDYHLDQSTAVFTKLADITGQYDIWLDFTTPSAVYTNTKFAIDHQIRPVIGTSGLTDSQTTKLQTLAKQLKVGGIIAPNFGLSAVLLMKFAKMAAAYFPNAEIIEMHHADKKDAPSGTAIKTAQEIAQNRDPQTTAAFNDNPARGGDYYGVPIHAVRLPGYVAHEQVLFGGAGEALTIRQDSFDRNSFMSGVELALKQVLQLDELIVGLENLI from the coding sequence ATGATTAAAGTTTTAATTGCTGGCTTCAATGGGGCAATGGGACAGCGAGCTGTCAAGCTAGTACAAAAATTGCCAAACTATCAACTAGCAGCAGTCCTATCGCCTCACCTAAATAGCCTTGATCCAAGTGACTATCATTTAGACCAAAGTACCGCAGTTTTTACCAAGCTGGCAGATATTACTGGGCAATACGACATCTGGCTTGACTTCACTACTCCCAGTGCCGTTTACACCAATACCAAATTCGCAATTGATCACCAGATCAGACCCGTTATTGGCACCTCAGGATTAACTGATAGCCAAACTACCAAGCTGCAGACCTTGGCTAAGCAACTCAAAGTTGGCGGTATTATTGCCCCCAACTTCGGCTTGTCAGCAGTCTTATTAATGAAATTTGCTAAAATGGCAGCGGCATATTTCCCTAATGCAGAAATTATTGAAATGCACCATGCCGACAAAAAAGACGCACCATCGGGAACGGCAATCAAAACTGCCCAAGAAATTGCCCAAAATCGGGATCCTCAAACAACTGCCGCCTTTAACGACAACCCCGCACGCGGCGGCGATTATTACGGCGTACCAATTCACGCGGTCCGCTTACCCGGTTATGTTGCCCACGAACAGGTTTTGTTTGGTGGTGCGGGGGAAGCTTTAACTATCAGACAGGACTCATTTGACCGCAATTCATTTATGTCCGGCGTCGAACTCGCCCTAAAGCAAGTTCTGCAGCTCGATGAACTGATTGTTGGTCTTGAAAACTTAATTTAA
- a CDS encoding aminotransferase class I/II-fold pyridoxal phosphate-dependent enzyme gives MPELAANLEAIANQRLLTTTPSAIRKFDQEISGIPGIIKLTVGEPDLDTPEHVKQAAIASINNNESHYGRQMGDLRLCRAVSEYLKRKQNLTYDPETEVTVTVGATEAIATTIVSLFNAGNEVIVPTPTFALYFSLLHLFGVKAVTINTAEDDFLLQPEKLAQTLAAHPNAKGIILNYPNNPTGREYPESLIKKLAAILEKHQLYVISDEIYSELIYDTKHYSIARCLPKQTILISGLSKSHAMTGYRVGYIAAPQKVTKLLTTTHGLLVTAVPNMTQVAAAEALSVNGDRDPQNASKIYAERKDLISTGLSQLGLEIIPPEGAFYLFVKIPAEYGTDDIKFAYDLAQKARVGCIPGSAFGDGGIGYVRFSYAASPEKIREALTRITEFLNN, from the coding sequence ATGCCAGAACTAGCTGCTAACTTAGAAGCAATTGCCAATCAGCGTTTACTAACCACAACGCCATCAGCCATTCGCAAATTTGACCAAGAGATTTCTGGGATTCCCGGAATTATTAAATTAACTGTGGGCGAACCTGACCTAGATACACCAGAACATGTCAAACAAGCCGCGATTGCCAGCATCAACAATAACGAGTCACATTACGGCCGCCAAATGGGTGATCTTAGATTATGTCGCGCAGTTAGTGAATATCTAAAACGCAAACAGAATTTAACCTATGACCCTGAAACAGAAGTAACTGTTACCGTTGGAGCTACTGAAGCCATTGCGACCACGATTGTTTCGCTCTTTAACGCCGGCAATGAAGTCATCGTTCCCACGCCTACTTTCGCGCTTTACTTTTCACTGCTGCACCTATTTGGCGTTAAGGCAGTTACTATCAATACGGCTGAAGATGATTTTTTATTGCAGCCAGAGAAATTAGCGCAAACTTTGGCAGCACATCCTAATGCCAAGGGCATCATCCTGAATTATCCCAATAATCCAACCGGCCGTGAATATCCCGAGAGTTTAATCAAAAAATTGGCCGCTATCTTAGAAAAACACCAGCTATACGTGATTTCCGATGAAATTTATAGTGAGTTAATATACGACACCAAGCATTATTCCATCGCACGCTGTCTTCCTAAGCAAACAATCCTAATTAGCGGCTTGTCTAAATCCCACGCCATGACCGGTTACCGTGTCGGCTACATCGCTGCCCCGCAAAAAGTAACTAAACTGCTGACTACCACGCACGGACTGTTAGTAACCGCCGTCCCCAATATGACGCAAGTTGCTGCCGCCGAAGCATTATCAGTAAACGGCGATCGTGATCCGCAAAACGCCAGCAAAATTTACGCTGAACGCAAAGACCTGATTAGCACTGGTCTAAGTCAACTAGGTCTTGAGATTATTCCGCCAGAAGGTGCGTTTTACTTATTCGTCAAAATTCCCGCTGAATATGGCACTGACGATATAAAGTTTGCGTACGACCTAGCACAAAAAGCCCGCGTCGGTTGTATTCCCGGCAGTGCCTTCGGCGATGGCGGAATTGGCTATGTTCGCTTTTCTTACGCAGCTAGCCCTGAAAAAATTCGTGAAGCACTCACAAGAATAACCGAGTTTTTAAATAATTAA
- a CDS encoding aspartate-semialdehyde dehydrogenase, translating to MNGYNVAILGATGAVGSRLISQLAESNIPVKNLKLLASARSAGKVLKFKNESLTVEKTTPDSFKNVDLVLASAGGNVSQKFLPIAVQSGAVCVDNTSAFRMDPDVPLVIPEVNREALKKHHGIIANPNCSTIQMVIALAPIYHAFGLKQVIVSTYQAVSGAGQAAWNEMLRQAQQRLNNEAMTAKITPVKGEPHHYPLAFNLLPQIDVFEDNGYTHEEWKMIHETKKILLDDMDSPDIKVTATCVRVPVELGHGESVYIEVADKKATVADLRQQLMKMPGIIVQDKPAEQLYPQPLTAAGKRETFVGRLRADEENPGAFNLWIVSDNLLKGAAWNTVEIAECLVEDGLI from the coding sequence ATGAATGGTTATAACGTTGCAATCTTAGGAGCTACCGGCGCTGTCGGCAGCCGCTTAATTAGTCAATTGGCAGAGTCGAATATTCCCGTTAAAAACTTAAAGCTGCTCGCTTCTGCCAGATCAGCCGGTAAAGTCCTAAAATTCAAAAATGAATCCTTAACAGTCGAAAAAACCACGCCAGATTCATTTAAAAATGTCGATTTAGTTTTGGCATCTGCTGGTGGCAATGTCTCCCAAAAGTTTCTTCCCATTGCCGTTCAAAGTGGTGCCGTCTGTGTCGACAACACCAGCGCCTTTCGTATGGACCCTGATGTCCCGCTCGTAATTCCAGAAGTTAATCGCGAAGCGCTAAAAAAACACCACGGGATTATTGCCAACCCCAACTGCTCAACTATCCAAATGGTAATCGCCTTAGCACCAATTTATCATGCTTTTGGGCTGAAACAAGTTATCGTCTCAACCTACCAAGCGGTTTCCGGTGCCGGTCAAGCTGCCTGGAACGAAATGCTGCGCCAAGCGCAGCAGCGCCTAAATAATGAAGCAATGACCGCCAAAATTACGCCAGTTAAAGGCGAACCGCACCACTATCCATTGGCCTTCAACCTTCTGCCGCAAATTGACGTTTTTGAAGATAACGGCTACACTCACGAGGAATGGAAGATGATCCACGAAACCAAAAAGATTTTACTGGACGACATGGATAGTCCCGACATCAAGGTCACCGCAACCTGTGTCAGAGTCCCAGTGGAACTTGGCCACGGCGAATCAGTTTACATTGAAGTTGCTGATAAAAAAGCAACAGTTGCAGATTTAAGACAGCAATTAATGAAAATGCCGGGAATTATTGTTCAAGACAAGCCAGCAGAGCAGCTCTACCCGCAGCCGCTAACTGCAGCTGGCAAGCGCGAAACTTTTGTCGGTCGTTTGCGTGCCGATGAAGAAAATCCCGGTGCCTTCAATTTGTGGATTGTTTCCGACAACTTGCTTAAGGGCGCAGCTTGGAACACCGTTGAAATCGCCGAATGCTTGGTCGAAGATGGTTTAATTTAA
- a CDS encoding LCP family protein — protein MNPNSKRREDYHHRSSLNLHRNHAFAAPAAALKGNAFLRIVGIVAVLCVSCGLAWAAHMYFSLHSAIDGQDGNTATSARIANKQPISVLILGVDQGIEGRHDKGNSDTLILATANPDKNKATMTSIPRDTLVNILGDPGDKYNMFRINSAYGVGGSSASMKTVSALVNVPINYYIEVNMKALKNLVDAVGGVDVNVPFKFSYDWCDFHKGKQHLNGRHAVAYVRMRHDDPRGDYGRQMRQRQVITAVVHKAMSVNTLTNYRKLVKIFTKYVKTNLTFNDMLALAMNYRGCMDNLESGYIQGHDAWINGSSIQVASTAILQKTSDQLRTNLGLETETLDNDETRLNKLNEERNSIKWKDPNAFTNYQIYSSVVSNDTNNDNPADDSNSNSSNNNIFGN, from the coding sequence ATGAATCCAAACTCTAAACGAAGAGAAGACTATCACCACCGCTCTTCTTTAAATCTTCATCGCAATCATGCCTTCGCGGCTCCGGCCGCTGCTTTAAAAGGAAATGCGTTTTTGCGCATTGTGGGGATTGTTGCGGTTCTGTGTGTTAGCTGCGGTTTAGCTTGGGCAGCACACATGTATTTTAGCTTACATAGCGCAATTGACGGTCAAGATGGTAACACTGCAACTTCCGCACGAATTGCTAATAAACAGCCGATTTCGGTTTTAATTCTTGGCGTTGACCAGGGAATTGAAGGTCGTCATGACAAGGGGAATTCTGATACCTTAATTTTAGCGACGGCTAATCCTGATAAGAATAAAGCGACGATGACTTCGATTCCTCGTGATACTTTGGTTAATATCTTGGGTGACCCAGGCGATAAATATAATATGTTCCGAATTAATTCGGCTTATGGTGTCGGCGGCAGTAGTGCATCAATGAAGACTGTTTCGGCGCTCGTTAATGTGCCGATTAATTATTACATCGAAGTTAATATGAAGGCATTGAAAAACTTGGTAGACGCCGTTGGCGGTGTTGATGTCAACGTGCCATTTAAGTTCTCGTATGACTGGTGTGATTTTCATAAAGGAAAGCAACATTTAAATGGTCGGCATGCAGTTGCTTATGTTCGGATGCGCCACGATGATCCTCGCGGCGATTATGGCCGGCAGATGCGCCAGCGGCAGGTAATTACGGCAGTTGTCCACAAGGCAATGTCGGTCAATACGCTTACTAATTATCGTAAGTTGGTTAAGATCTTTACTAAATATGTCAAAACCAATTTAACTTTCAATGATATGCTTGCCTTAGCAATGAACTATCGCGGCTGCATGGACAACCTGGAGAGCGGTTATATTCAAGGGCATGATGCCTGGATTAATGGGTCTTCAATTCAGGTCGCCTCAACTGCTATTCTGCAAAAAACTTCGGATCAATTGCGGACTAATTTGGGTCTTGAAACGGAGACTTTAGATAATGATGAGACGCGGCTTAATAAGTTAAACGAAGAACGAAATAGCATTAAGTGGAAGGATCCAAATGCTTTCACTAATTATCAGATTTATTCCTCGGTTGTTTCTAACGATACTAATAATGACAATCCGGCTGACGATTCAAATTCAAATAGCAGCAATAATAATATTTTTGGTAATTAG
- the pepF gene encoding oligoendopeptidase F, whose translation MTIPKRTAVDEELKWDLTRVFKSDTDWEHEYTTAKTKIQTLSKLQANFTSSGHDLYDGLTEILAVGRKLEKLYAYATLSSDVDTSNAHYLGYVAQVQALASQFDAATSFINPAILGISEAKLSQFKEEEPRLKNYDHWLDQITQMRPHTLSAKEEKLVADAGDAMSTSENTFNVLTNSDMEYGYVQNDDGDMVQLSDGLYSLLIQSQNRDVRQDAFDSMYATYGQFENSLASTLSGVVKEHNYNAKVHNYDSARSAALHENGVPTVVYDTLIKEVDSHLDLLHRYVALRQKILGLDDLQMWDMYVPLTGKPLMSYTFDEAKQEAKQALAPLGADYLKHVDYIFNNRVIDVVESQNKATGAYSGGSYDTDPYELLNWEDNIDSLYTLVHETGHSVHSMYTRETQPYVYGDYPIFVAEIASTTNENILTEYFLDHVTDPKTRAFVLNYYLDSFKGTLFRQTQFAEFEQFIHEQDANGEPLTADRLNNFYGDLNQRYYGNSVEPGGDIAKEWARIPHFYYNFYVYQYATGFAAATALANNIVHGTDSQREAYLGYLKSGSSDYPVEIMKRAGVDMTKPDYLEDAFAIFSKRLDEFEQIVESNFTK comes from the coding sequence ATGACAATTCCAAAAAGAACCGCCGTTGACGAAGAATTAAAATGGGATTTAACCCGCGTTTTTAAATCTGATACTGACTGGGAACACGAATATACAACAGCCAAAACAAAAATACAAACTTTAAGCAAATTGCAGGCGAATTTTACCAGCTCAGGACATGATTTATATGATGGCCTAACCGAAATCTTAGCAGTTGGTCGTAAATTGGAAAAACTCTATGCCTACGCGACATTGTCCAGCGATGTTGATACGAGCAACGCCCACTATTTAGGTTATGTTGCTCAAGTTCAAGCCTTAGCCAGTCAATTTGATGCCGCAACTTCTTTTATTAATCCCGCAATTTTGGGGATTTCTGAAGCAAAACTAAGCCAATTTAAAGAAGAAGAACCGCGGCTTAAAAATTACGACCACTGGCTCGACCAGATTACCCAAATGCGGCCGCACACCTTGTCAGCTAAAGAAGAAAAACTAGTAGCCGATGCTGGCGATGCCATGAGCACTTCCGAAAACACCTTCAACGTCCTCACCAATTCTGACATGGAATACGGCTACGTCCAAAATGATGATGGTGACATGGTGCAGCTTTCCGATGGTTTGTATTCTTTATTAATTCAATCGCAAAATCGCGACGTGCGCCAAGATGCCTTTGATTCAATGTACGCTACTTACGGTCAATTCGAAAATTCGCTGGCCTCAACACTTTCTGGTGTTGTCAAGGAACATAATTACAACGCTAAAGTACATAATTATGATTCCGCACGCAGTGCCGCTTTACATGAAAATGGCGTTCCAACCGTAGTCTATGACACTTTAATTAAAGAAGTTGACTCCCACCTTGACCTACTTCACCGCTATGTTGCTTTACGCCAAAAGATCCTTGGTTTAGACGATTTACAAATGTGGGACATGTACGTGCCATTAACTGGTAAGCCGCTAATGTCCTACACCTTTGATGAAGCCAAGCAAGAAGCCAAACAGGCTTTGGCTCCACTAGGTGCTGACTACCTAAAACACGTTGACTACATCTTTAATAACCGCGTCATTGATGTCGTTGAATCGCAAAATAAAGCCACAGGAGCATATTCTGGCGGTTCTTACGATACCGATCCCTATGAATTGCTCAATTGGGAAGACAATATCGATTCACTGTACACACTGGTTCATGAAACTGGTCACTCCGTCCACAGCATGTACACACGTGAAACTCAGCCTTACGTGTACGGCGATTACCCTATCTTTGTCGCTGAAATCGCGTCAACAACTAACGAAAATATTCTAACAGAATACTTCTTGGATCATGTCACTGACCCCAAAACCCGCGCCTTTGTCCTAAACTACTACCTTGATTCCTTCAAAGGTACACTCTTTAGACAAACCCAATTTGCAGAATTTGAACAGTTTATCCACGAGCAAGATGCGAACGGCGAGCCGCTGACTGCTGATCGGCTTAACAATTTCTATGGTGATCTAAACCAGCGTTACTATGGCAACAGTGTTGAACCTGGCGGTGACATTGCTAAAGAATGGGCCCGGATCCCCCACTTTTACTATAACTTTTATGTTTACCAATACGCCACTGGTTTTGCGGCGGCAACTGCCTTAGCTAATAATATTGTCCACGGCACTGACAGCCAGCGCGAAGCTTATCTTGGTTATCTGAAGTCCGGCTCCAGTGACTATCCTGTAGAAATCATGAAGCGCGCCGGCGTTGACATGACGAAGCCTGATTACTTAGAAGACGCCTTTGCCATTTTTAGCAAGCGATTAGATGAGTTCGAACAAATTGTCGAAAGCAATTTTACAAAGTAA